One region of Zingiber officinale cultivar Zhangliang chromosome 7B, Zo_v1.1, whole genome shotgun sequence genomic DNA includes:
- the LOC122007346 gene encoding uncharacterized protein LOC122007346 has translation MQDKAAAEDDEKETFSKKSCHCEAEMPLTDSEEDSFLFPVKEIVQYPLPGYVAPSSISFSPDGRLISYLFSPDGILHRKVFAFDVASRRQELVICPPDGGGLDESNLSAEEKLRRERSRERGLGVTRYEWKSRSTSSSCSAPGKPTIMVPLPNGVYF, from the exons ATGCAGGACAAGGCGGCCGCGGAGGACGACGAGAAGGAGACTTTTTCGAAGAAGTCGTGCCACTGCGAAGCCGAGATGCCCCTTACTGATTCTGAGGAAGACTCTTTCCTCTTTCCCGTGAAGGAGATCGTCCAGTACCCTCTTCCGGGATACGTCGCTCCCTCTTCCATCAGCTTCAGCCCCGATGGGCGCTTGATCTCCTATCTCTTCAGCCCCGATGGTATCCTCCACCGTAAAGTCTTCGCCTTTGACGTTGCCTCACGACGGCAGGAGCTTGTGATTTGCCCACCTGATGGAGGCGGCCTCGATGAGAGTAATCTCTCGGCTGAAGAGAAGCTGAGGCGAGAGAGGTCAAGGGAGAGGGGATTGGGAGTCACGAGGTACGAGTGGAAATCGAGgtcgacgtcctcttcttgctccgCTCCAGGGAAGCCCACTATCATGGTGCCATTGCCAAATGGG GTATATTTCTAG